The genomic segment gaaaaaaaaaaaacagagcgtAAAAGCAATATGAATCTAACTTTCAATCCTTCATCGTTCTTCAATCTAACACTATGACTtcatttttaattcttttggtTAGAGTCACGATGTTACCTTCGTTATTACTTCCCCTCTTATTCCGTGAATGACTCACAACATCTGACGTTGGCTCAGTCTTCACTTCCACATGCTTATCTACTCGGTAGACAAGATCAGTTTTAGCCTCATTTACATCAACGCACACAATGGAGTCGTCATCGATTTCTTCTCGCACAATCATCATAGACATATCTGTGACCACTTTCCTCTCTAGCCATCTCCTAATGGGCCTAGCACCATACACCTACAATAATAATCATACAATATTAAGTGATACAACAACAAATCTAAAACCTCAAGCACAACATACTTTTCAAGTGGATAAGGAAAAGGACATTTACCGAGTCGTAACTGGCTGCTAAAACGTAGTCCAATGCATCATTTGTGACAGACATTGATACACCTTTCTCAGCAAGCCGATTAGCAACATTCTTCATTTGGAGTTGAACGATTTTTCTCAAATGCTCGTGGGACATAGGATCAAACATCACTATCTCATCCAATCTGTTTAACAGCTCTGGCCTGAAATAGTTTTTCACCTCCTTCATTGCGCTGTCTCGAGCCTCTTGCATTGCCACTTCACCTGTAAGCCCTGAAATAAGGTGTTCAGCCCCAAGGTTAGAAGTCATTATGataattgtgtttttaaaatcGACTGTCCTCCCATGCGAATCCGTTAATCTCCCATCGTCTAGCACTTGAAGTAGCGTGTTGAATACGGTAACATTGGCCTTTTCAACTTCATCAAAAAGTACAACACAGAAAGGTCGTCTCCTTACGGGTTCAGTTAGTTGTCCACCTTCGTCATGACCAATGTACCTAGAAAAGAAAGTGTACTATCATGTGATTTTCCATTATACCATCAATTACAAAACACGTAATAAGAGACTTTGAGTTAAGCACTACGTACCCAGGTGGTGCCCCTATAAGTTTATTAACAGAGTATTTTTCATGATACTCCGACATATCAAGCCTAACTATTAGGTTTTCATCGTCAAAGAGTTGCTCAGCAAGAGCCTTAGCCAGCTCAGTTTTGCCAACACCAGTTGGACCGAGGAAGAGAAAAGAACCAGACGGTTGTTGTGGCCTTCCTAGCCCAACCCTCGACCTTAAAATTGCCGCAGCCACAACTTTCACGGCTTCGTCTTGTCCAACAACTCTCTCGTGCAACCTATCTGCAAGAGAAAGTAGTCTCTTCTTCTCGTTCTGGTCAAGTTTAGTCACTGGAATCCCAGTCCATCGGCTCACTACCTCTGCAATATTGTCTGGCCCAACAGTTTCCGTAAGCATCACGTTATCTTTAGCATTCTCTTCTAATTTCGCTATTGCGGATACAACTTCCTCAATTGCACCATATCTTAGATCAGCAGCTTTAGGAAGGTCATATCGTCTCTCAGCCTCTTGTAGAGCAATCATGAGCTCATCTCGTCTCTGTTTAAGCCTCCGAGTTTCATTAATtaccattttctcttttttgtattttattgtAAGAGGCTCAAGCTTGTCCCTCAAGTCATCAAGCTCTTTCCGCACCTGcagaacaacaaatcaaagaagCTCGTATATAAACTTAAACAACAGTTACAATGCATTAttcttatatatagataaagaaTATGTTTTGAATGTGATCACCTCGACTAGACGAGCTTCGCTAGCTTTGTCGTTCTCCTTTTCGAGAGCATGAACTTCTATCTCTAGTTGCATCCCTTTTCTTTCAAGGTTATCAATTTCTTCTGGTTGACTATCAAGCTGGACTCTTACATGTGCACAAGACTCATCAACCAAATCAATTGCCTTATCCGGTAAATGTCGACCTAAGCATatacagaacagaacagaacacatatcagccaaaagaaaagaatcatcaTGTCATACAACaaacacatatttaaaataaaaagatagcGCAACGGACCAGTGATGTAGCGGGCAGACAACtgagcagcaacaacaagagcTCTGTCTTGAATACGAACACCATGGTGTccttcatatttttctttaagcCCTCGAAGAATACTGATAGTTTCAGGGACACTAGGCTCAGCTACAAACACTTGCTGGAACCTTCTCTCGAATGCAGCATCTTTCTCAACGTGTTTTCGGTATTCCTCAAGTGTAGTAGCTCCAATGCAACGAAGCTGACCTCTTGCTAACATAGGTTTAAGTAAATTAGAAGCATCCGTGGTACCACCTGCTTTGCCTGCACCAAGAGCCATGTGGATCTCATCGATAAAGAGAACAACTTTGCCTTGAGCGTCTTCAACTGCTTTCAAGACAGACTTCAATCTTTCTTCGAATTGTCCGCGGAGTGTTGTTCCAGCAACCAATGCACCCATGTCCAAGGCAATGAGCTTTACATCAGTAAGATTGATAGGCACGTCTCCTTTCAAAATCCTCTGAGCCAAACCTTCAACGACAGCAGTTTTGCCAACACCTGGCTCACCGATTAGCACCGGGTTGTTCTTGGTTCTCCTTGAGAGAATCCCAACAACTCTTCTAATCTCCTTGTCTCGGCCAATCACAGGATCAAGCTTACCTGCTTGCTCAACCAAATCTGTCCCATAAGTCTTCAAAGCCTTGAGGATTACTTCCCCACGAAGCTTCTCCACCTCAGACTTGACCTTCTCTGGCACAAAACCAGCGTTTTGCAACAAATCCCTGATTTGAGAATCTTCAAGAAGACTAATCACCAAATCCTCTTCTCCCGCATTGGTCTTCTTCTGTGCACGAGTTAAGACCGTAACAAGACTTGAATTATTTTGAGGAATAATGGATGGAGCTGGTAAGGTAAGATTCTGTACTATCTGCTGGGCTATGGCTATGTTAACACCAGCTGGATTTTGAGGAATGGCTCTGTTTGGTACTGGTGTAGGAGGAGCCTGCTTTGGGAGGTTGTTTAAGGCTTGGTTGATCACTTTCACAGCTGACTGAGCCGAGGTATCGCATCCACCTGCACTCGTGATTGCTCGATAGAAAACACCAGTCCGGTCAACAATCAAAGTAGCTCCGAGATGCAGAGGTGTTACTTGGACATGCGACAATCTTTGGGCAAGCGCCAGAACTTTTGGAAGTATAACCTGGACCTTGGGGTTAAATTTTGTAGCATTCATCATCGATCGTACGTCTTCCTCTCTAAACCAGTGCAAGACAGACAATAAACCAAAACCTGATCACTATAATATAATCAAACAGAAACAATAgaaataaaccctaaacttgAACAGACCCTTTTAGAAAGCAGagataaaccctaaactaaTTTTGATCTCTCACTTCACCCACATCGTAAGCAAGCATCGCGttgttgaatataatttatacAAGAAACTTGAATCAAGTTACCTTATCTGTCCAAGATTTTGTGGATTGTGATTTCTTATATTCTGAGAAGCTCTCCGAGTATCCAAATCGTATTTGGTTAAGGAGGTAACTTGAATATGAAACCCTAAATccaatgtaaaatattatttattttgtgaaagaaatataggaaataaaactttcttctaaaaagaaaataatcaaactCCCGCTGAGTCGCTGAGAAGTGAGAACTATATATACGGAGTATTCTGAAACTAGTCTCCCTACCTTGGCAATTAGTAATTTTTCCGATTCTTTACATCAAAttctttttggaaatttatttcgtttgttttgaattaatttacataaaaatgaTTAGTTCGTGAATTTATGTAAAGAAACAgggaaattaatttttttacaagaaacagaaaatagttttccataaaatatgattaattgtTGTTACATAGatattaatcaaatatgtttaataaaaattaatcaatttgACAGGaaacaatacatatataatatatatttgtgaatTTATTTCGTCTTTTggaattaatctatatataatagcaaacccacttttttgtgtcaatttttaatccaacggatgagattgattccagttttaatccaacagtttaaaattattaatcgtgtcttttcgtcgcacccccatctttcaaaaatcacacatcttagtctttgcatctctttgttgtacctcctggtttcaaaaatcacatccatacatttttacaccttttaaatcacacctcttagtctttgcatctctttgttgtacctcctggtttcaaaaatcacatccatNNNNNNNNNNNNNNNNNNNNNNNNNNNNNNNNNNNNNNNNNNNNNNNNNNNNNNNNNNNNNNNNNNNNNNNNNNNNNNNNNNNNNNNNNNNNNNNNNNNNNNNNNNNNNNNNNNNNNNNNNNNNNNNNNNNNNNNNNNNNNNNNNNNNNNNNNNNNNNNNNNNNNNNNNNNNNNNNNNNNNNNNNNNNNNNNNNNNNNNNNNNNNNNNNNNNNNNNNNNNNNNNNNNNNNNNNNNNNNNNNNNNNNNNNNNNNNNNNNNNNNNNNNNNNNNNNNNNNNNNNNNNNNNNNNNNNNNNNNNNNNNNNNNNNNNNNNNNNNNNNNNNNNNNNNNNNNNNNNNNNNNNNNNNNNNNNNNNNNNNNNNNNNNNNNNNNNNNNNNNNNNNNNNNNNNNNNNNNNNNNNNNNNNNNNNNNNNNNNNNNNNNNNNNNNNNNNNNNNNNNNNNNNNNNNNNNNNNNNNNNNNNNNNNNNNNNNNNNNNNNNNNNNNNNNNNNNNNNNNNNNNNNNNNNNNNNNNNNNNNNNNNNNNNNNNNNNNNNNNNNNNNNNNNNNNNNNNNNNNNNNNNNNNNNNNNNNNNNNNNNNNNNNNNNNNNNNNNNNNNNNNNNNNNNNNNNNNNNNNNNNNNNNNNNNNNNNNNNNNNNNNNNNNNNNNNNNNNNNNNNNNNNNNNNNNNNNNNNNNNNNNNNNNNNNNNNNNNNNNNNNNNNNNNNNNNNNNNNNNNNNNNNNNNNNNNNNNNNNNNNNNNNNNNNNNNNNNNNNNNNNNNNNNNNNNNNNNNNNNNNNNNNNNNNNNNNNNNNNNNNNNNNNNNNNNNNNNNNNNNNNNNNNNNNNNNNNNNNNNNNNNNNNNNNNNNNNNNNNNNNNNNNNNNNNNNNNNNNNNNNNNNNNNNNNNNNNNNNNNNNNNNNNNNNNNNNNNNNNNNNNNNNNNNNNNNNNNNNNNNNNNNNNNNNNNNNNNNNNNNNNNNNNNNNNNNNNNNNNNNNNNNNNNNNNNNNNNNNNNNNNNNNNNNNNNNNNNNNNNNNNNNNNNNNNNNNNNNNNNNNNNNNNNNNNNNNNNNNNNNNNNNNNNNNNNNNNNNNNNNNNNNNNNNNNNNNNNNNNNNNNNNNNNNNNNNNNNNNNNNNNNNNNNNNNNNNNNNNNNNNNNNNNNNNNNNNNNNNNNNNNNNNNNNNNNNNNNNNNNNNNNNNNNNNNNNNNNNNNNNNNNNNNNNNNNNNNNNNNNNNNNNNNNNNNNNNNNNNNNNNNNNNNNNNNNNNNNNNNNNNNNNNNNNNNNNNNNNNNNNNNNNNNNNNNNNNNNNNNNNNNNNNNNNNNNNNNNNNNNNNNNNNNNNNNNNNNNNNNNNNNNNNNNNNNNNNNNNNNNNNNNNNNNNNNNNNNNNNNNNNNNNNNNNNNNNNNNNNNNNNNNNNNNNNNNNNNNNNNNNNNNNNNNNNNNNNNNNNNNNNNNNNNNNNNNNNNNNNNNNNNNNNNNNNNNNNNNNNNNNNNNNNNNNNNNNNNNNNNNNNNNNNNNNNNNNNNNNNNNNNNNNNNNNNNNNNNNNNNNNNNNNNNNNNNNNNNNNNNNNNNNNNNNNNNNNNNNNNNNNNNNNNNNNNNNNNNNNNNNNNNNNNNNNNNNNNNNNNNNNNNNNNNNNNNNNNNNNNNNNNNNNNNNNNNNNNNNNNNNNNNNNNNNNNNNNNNNNNNNNNNNNNNNNNNNNNNNNNNNNNNNNNNNNNNNNNNNNNNNNNNNNNNNNNNNNNNNNNNNNNNNNNNNNNNNNNNNNNNNNNNNNNNNNNNNNNNNNNNNNNNNNNNNNNNNNNNNNNNNNNNNNNNNNNNNNNNNNNNNNNNNNNNNNNctttccatgttggcacccattagttttcacacccttttgttttacacctctttgtttatataaagttgcaatgttttgatccaacaattgtatttcatcgttgtacccctagctttcaatggttgtacttattagttttcgcacctttttgtttcacacctttttgttttcacactctttgttttctctatataatagcaaacccacttttgggggccaactttaatctaacggatgagattgtttctattatctcatcaaacggtttaaaattatttatgatcccaacagttgcaagtttttttccaataatcatgtttcttcgtcgtacccccatcttttaaaaatcgcacctattaaaccctttgttaatgatctcaaaagttgcaatgttttggtccaacaattgtgtttcatcgttgcacccccagctttccatgttggcacccgttagttttcacacccttttgttttacacctctttgtttatataaagttgcaatgttttgatccaacaattgtgtttcttcgtcgtacctctagctttcaatggttgcacttgttagttttcacacctttttgtttcacacctttttgtttcacacctctttgttttcacactctttgtttttatatatatacagatttttacggattttgaaaagagtttttgttctttgagtattattaatgatctcaccctttgttaatgatctcaaagttgcaaagttttggtccaataattgtgtttcttcgttgcacccccagctttccatgttggtacccgttagttttcacacccttttgttttacacctctttgtttatataaagttgcaatgttttgatccaacaattgtgtttcttcgtcgtacctctagctttcaatggttgcacttgttagttttcacacctttttgtttcacacctttttgtttcacacctctttgttttcacactctttgtttttatatatatacagatttttacggattttgaaaagagtttttgttctttgagtattattaatgatctcaccctttgttaatgatctcaaagttgcaaagttttggtccaataattgtgtttcttcgttgcacccccagctttccatgttggtacccgttagttttcacacccttttgttttacacctctttgtttatataaagttgcaatgttttgatccaacaattgtgtttcttcgttttacccctagctttcaatggttgcacttgttagtttttgcacctttttgtttcacacatctctgttttcacactctttgtttttatatatatacatatttttgtggactttgaaaatagtttttgttctttgagtatgattaatgatctcaccctttgttaatgatctcaaaagttgcaaagtttcggtccaacaattgtgtttcttcgttgcaccttCAGCTTTCTATGTtagcacccgttagttttcacacctttttgatttacacttctttgtttatataaagttgcaatgttttgatccaacaattgtgtttctttgttgtacccctagctttcaatggttgcacttgttattTTTCaaccctttttgtttcacacttttgtttcacacctctttgttttcacatctttttgtttttatatatatacagatttttatggattttgaaaagagtttttgttatttaagtattattaatgatctcaccctttgttaatgatctcaaaagtttcaaaaactcgatccaacaattgtgtttcttcgttgcatcCCCAACTTTTCTTGtaggcacccgttagttttcatatctttttgttttacacctctttatttatataaagtttcagtattttgatccaacaattatgtttcttcgttgtaccccttgatttcaatgtttgcacttgttagtttttgtatctttttgtttcacacctttttgtttcacatgtctttattttcatatttttgcatctcttcgttgtatccccatctttcaaaaatcgcacctattaattctttcacatttttttcacacctctatgtttcaaaaatcgcacctttttgttttatacctttattattgttataaatttcgatagaataatgatttaatttttattctatgtgaatatctttcaaaattgattatctgagtataATTCAGTAAAcctagatttatatatctttaacattattctcttattgtcactgaatcgatttttcatttttatatatatataacaaatattttatttaactaatttagttaattcatcttagtcattatttatgtgttttatattatacagtaaaaaaattaccaaaaattttTTACTCGAAAtatgaaattaacaatgttaatcatttcaagttttcacttttccgTGCGGTAACGCACGGGCCAACATCCtagtttaaataaaatataattaatttgcaaCCCAATTGTTAAAAAGCCAGATTATAATAATTGCACAAATCTATCACCTAAGATACAAGCATGCGCTAGTTAACCTATTGAGATAGTTCAGTCTAGAAATCAAAGGTCAATCATCCTAATATTTACTCTGCcaatgagaaaaacaaaaaaatatctcatttgATTTTAAACGTTACGTTTAGGTGAAAAAATTGCATATTAATGGGTCAATAGTAATGGGCCTTTATATGAGTTAATTGTCAAAAACGTAATGGGCAATAATAGCCCATTAACTTGTAAACAACCAAAATATTGAAGTCTCTTAAGAGTTGAGAGCGTCTtgtctcgtctctctctctctctgtcgcCTCGCTTTCTTTTGATACTTCAAAATCAGTCTCACTCTCTCTATTGCTCGATTCTCGCTTTCGTTTCTGACCTTCGGAATCTAAATCAAAGGTATGCGTTCTTTATTCTTCCGATTTTCTCAACTAAGTTCTCAGACATTTTCAGTCTATAGGGTCTAAAACGTTGTAGGTTGCTAGATAAAATGTGGAAGAAATAATGGTTTGAGCACTAAATCGTAAAATGCAAACTCAAAGCTGTTGTGGGTCTTTTCATTTCTTGTAAAGTTGTTAGCTTTTGATGGAATTTTTGATGATTCTCCCTTGGTTACTTACATGCCTGCGCACTGTTTGTTTAAATGCCTgactgaagtttttttttttcagtcaaaagctcacatttttaaaatcattttgttaGTCTTGGTATAGGTATAATGTGAAATCGGTTTCTGATTTTATGCTCTGAGTACTGTAGACAGGTGGAATTGGTACGTTGCTGGTGCATTTATAGATTGTGATCCAGATTCTTAGATAGAGACAGAACATTTGATCATAGGTTGCTGATGATGATTCGTAAACATAGATGTTCGTTTCAGAGAAGAACCTAGAAGTCTCTGTCtactatctttttctttctctgttctttcatttgagaagaagaatgttATGTGATGATAGTTTAAGTGTAAATCTAGTCTCTGGATCAATGATGATAGGTATATCGATGTTCCTTCACATAGCTGtttgacatttttttggtttttgttttgaaggttGGACAATGTTTCTCAAAGTCCAGTTACCGTGGAACATGATGATTCCAGCTGAAAACATGGACGCAAAAGGGCTGATTCTAAAGAGGGCTATACTAGTCCAGTTACTAGACGCATTTGCTTCCAAGAAAGCAACCAAGGAGCTTGGCTACTACGTGGCAGTCACAGCACTGGACAAGATTGGAGAAGGCAAAATCAGGGAGCACACGGGTGAAGTTCTGTTCCCGGTAATGTTCAGCGGAATGACTTTCAAGATCTTTAAAGGAGAGATAATTCACGGTGTGGTGCACAAGGTGTTGAAGCACGGTGTGTTCATGAGGTGTGGTCCTATCGAGAATGTTTACCTCTCATACAGGAAGATGCCGGATTACAAGTACATCCCAGGAGAAAACCCGATCTTCATGAATGATAAGATGTCTAGGATCCAGGTTGAGGCTACAGTGAGGGTCGTGGTGCTTGGGACGAAGTGGATGGAGGCAGAGAGAGAGTTTCAGGCGTTGGCTAGCTTGGAAGGTGACTATCTTGGACCAATCTTTGAAGAGTGATCTGTTATCATTTCTTCATGTGGTGGGGGGTTTTGGGCAATCTCTCATGTCTATATAACTCAATCTTTTAGTGAAATGTGTGTTGGTTACTCTCTCAAGTCGtaccaaaaaatgaaaacattgaTCTGTGAATGTAATCATCTTCTCCACCTGCAAGAGAAATATCGCTAGTGTTTGATATAGATAGTGATTTTTGCTTTCCTGTTTTGTGATCGAGGTCAAACCGGATTGATAAGAAATATACTATCTAACCAAAGATAACCGAACCAATGTAGATTAAGTTGTATTATATTAACCGACTTTTGTTAtgtcttttttagtttttaccgACTTTTCGTCATTGAGTTTCATCTGTACCGTGGATTACTTAACATGAGAATAAATAACAACCATAGGATCTTTCCTGAATCAACTAGGATTATGGGGTTtgctctctctatatatattgtgaCGAATAACATCGTCTAATTCATCAACCCTCGTTGATCCTCATTGTCAACCCTCGTTGATCTATATATCTAATCAACTCTCGTTGTTGATCTTGGTTGTCAACCCTCGTTGATCTCCATTATCAAACCTTGTTGATCTATATCTAATCAACTCTCGTTGTTGATCTTCGTTGTCAACCCTCGTTGATTAACAACCAGAAGTCGATGTTCTTCTTGTTAGGGTTCGGCTTGTCATCAAGGTATATACGTTATCTTCTATGTCTAggagtttttattatatttttccttacATGCGTAGACTAGGGTTTCTCTGTTTCGTTGTTACTCTGTTTCTAAATATCTCGGGTCTTgtgcatatacatatatatcttgtaaAATTGACTCAATCTGATTCGTATTCTTGTAGGGATCAATATATATGACCGTGCTGGGACAAACACAACATATGTTATCAACGACTCTCGTTGATGCATTAACGAGATCAACTgttgatctcatcatcaacGACTCTCGTTGATGCTCTAATATCAACTATCGTTGATGCTGTAACGATCAAATCTCgttgatctcatcatcaacGACTCTCGTTGATGCTCTAATATCAACTATCGTTGATGCTGTAACGATCAAATCTCgttgatctcatcatcaacaactcTCGTTGATGCTCTAATATCAACACTCGTTGATGCTTTACCTATCAACTCTCGTTGATGCGTTATCgatcaactctcgttgatctcatcatcaacactCGTTGATCCTAATCAACTATCGTTGATGCTTTAAAGATCAACACTCgttgatctcatcatcaactctcgttgatTCTAATCAATCCTCGTTGATAAAAGAAGCAAGGTTCATGCATTGGGTGGGGTTTTATTTGACTTTTGCCATGACAGTTGCGCTTGCTTGGCAAGTCTAAGACCCTAAATAATATGTGAGCCTACAGGTATAAGTGGTGTATCTGTTCAAGTACTCTCGTTGACCCTCTCACCATCAACTCTCGTTGACCCTCTAACCATCACCTCTGTTGATTCTAATCAACGTCCCTCGTTGAGTTTTTAAAACGAAGGAACTTGAATCTATCTCCATAGATTTACTTTCTTGTCTGGgcttccaaactgaaaaagaagGGGATGCATACGACCTTTGCCATGACAGGTGCGCTTGCTTGGCAGGTCTAGAATCCCTATTAATAAAGACAAAGATTCAAAGTTTGGTTTCGTGGATCGCAAGGTATTGTTAATATACATTCTTTTCCTGGATCGCaacatattgtttttttggtcatatCGTCATATGCTTGTGTTTGTAATACTCAAATGATTTCTATGATTACTTTTTCTAGAAAAGGACATAAAACTTCAAAtacaatatgtatataatatataactagattTCATCAACAAGAAATATCTTTAACGAAACCAATCTCTATATATTCGTGGTTTagacattacatatatatatatatataattaagaatattaGTCAAATATATAACAAGTTGATTGGTCTTGGTATCTTGTATCTTCCAAGTGGAGCGACGCTGGGTATCTAATTGAACAATCTCTATATATGCGTTGTTTATACATTACACATATTTACCCGAAATGTTGCACGATGATCGCTCCTCAATCTTCGCGATCCTCATTAACTCTGCATTAATCTTGATCTCATGCGTTACGCCCTTCCCGGTTTGACTCCGTTGGCAAACTCCGCACTCATTTTACCTCGTGAGCTTGAGTTCACCTCTCTCTTCTGAGCCGCCTTCCCAAACGGGTCCTGGGCCGTAATGGGCCATGAAGCCTTGTTCCAATCCAAATTAGTATACCGATTTGAGTACCAACAATTTACCTCCCAGTCTCGCGAAGTGACTAGTTCGAGAGACTTTTGATATTCTCTTTAGCGTATCTCGAGAAACAAAATATCCTCGAATATCTtgatttgattaaattaatgATGAGATTTATCTTTTCAAATAGACTAGCCCGCTTAGACTGACCTAATGCTCGTAATTATAAGAGAGGGGGAAGTCTTTGACCTTTTAGGTTCCCAACGACGTCATTGCCCACTACATCTTCGCTTTTCAAAAGGTAAACTCTCCTCCCTCTTCTACACCTCTTGTTTAAAAATGTTTCTTTGTtcattctcttgtttttgtttttg from the Camelina sativa cultivar DH55 chromosome 12, Cs, whole genome shotgun sequence genome contains:
- the LOC109128088 gene encoding chaperone protein ClpB1-like — translated: MTSNLGAEHLISGLTGEVAMQEARDSAMKEVKNYFRPELLNRLDEIVMFDPMSHEHLRKIVQLQMKNVYGARPIRRWLERKVVTDMSMMIVREEIDDDSIVCVDVNEAKTDLVYRVDKHVEVKTEPTSDVVSHSRNKRGSNNEGNIVTLTKRIKNEVIVLD
- the LOC104733648 gene encoding putative chaperone protein ClpB2, chloroplastic, which produces MNATKFNPKVQVILPKVLALAQRLSHVQVTPLHLGATLIVDRTGVFYRAITSAGGCDTSAQSAVKVINQALNNLPKQAPPTPVPNRAIPQNPAGVNIAIAQQIVQNLTLPAPSIIPQNNSSLVTVLTRAQKKTNAGEEDLVISLLEDSQIRDLLQNAGFVPEKVKSEVEKLRGEVILKALKTYGTDLVEQAGKLDPVIGRDKEIRRVVGILSRRTKNNPVLIGEPGVGKTAVVEGLAQRILKGDVPINLTDVKLIALDMGALVAGTTLRGQFEERLKSVLKAVEDAQGKVVLFIDEIHMALGAGKAGGTTDASNLLKPMLARGQLRCIGATTLEEYRKHVEKDAAFERRFQQVFVAEPSVPETISILRGLKEKYEGHHGVRIQDRALVVAAQLSARYITGRHLPDKAIDLVDESCAHVRVQLDSQPEEIDNLERKGMQLEIEVHALEKENDKASEARLVEVRKELDDLRDKLEPLTIKYKKEKMVINETRRLKQRRDELMIALQEAERRYDLPKAADLRYGAIEEVVSAIAKLEENAKDNVMLTETVGPDNIAEVVSRWTGIPVTKLDQNEKKRLLSLADRLHERVVGQDEAVKVVAAAILRSRVGLGRPQQPSGSFLFLGPTGVGKTELAKALAEQLFDDENLIVRLDMSEYHEKYSVNKLIGAPPGYVVLNSKSLITCFVIDGIMENHMIVHFLF
- the LOC104732177 gene encoding DNA-directed RNA polymerase V subunit 7-like, with the protein product MFLKVQLPWNMMIPAENMDAKGLILKRAILVQLLDAFASKKATKELGYYVAVTALDKIGEGKIREHTGEVLFPVMFSGMTFKIFKGEIIHGVVHKVLKHGVFMRCGPIENVYLSYRKMPDYKYIPGENPIFMNDKMSRIQVEATVRVVVLGTKWMEAEREFQALASLEGDYLGPIFEE